The following proteins are co-located in the Maridesulfovibrio sp. genome:
- the rbsD gene encoding D-ribose pyranase has product MKRTGLLNSELSYIISKLGHFDALTVCDAGLPVPEGVQRIDLAVSEGIPSFIDVVKAVLMEMELESVELAEEFRSESSAKHDELLALLEEESKERGKDIPVDYVRHVAFKLNTKKSVAIVRTGEFTPYANITFKAGVVF; this is encoded by the coding sequence ATGAAAAGAACAGGGCTTCTTAATTCTGAATTATCATATATTATATCCAAGCTGGGACATTTTGATGCGTTGACCGTCTGCGATGCAGGATTGCCTGTTCCTGAAGGTGTGCAGCGCATTGATCTGGCCGTATCTGAAGGGATTCCGTCCTTTATTGATGTGGTTAAAGCTGTGCTCATGGAAATGGAGCTGGAATCAGTTGAACTGGCTGAAGAGTTTAGGTCAGAAAGCTCCGCAAAGCATGATGAGTTGTTGGCCCTTCTTGAAGAGGAATCCAAAGAACGCGGAAAAGATATTCCGGTGGATTACGTTCGCCACGTAGCATTCAAACTCAATACTAAAAAGAGTGTTGCCATTGTCCGCACCGGAGAGTTCACTCCTTATGCTAACATAACTTTCAAGGCCGGCGTTGTTTTCTAG
- the rbsA gene encoding ribose ABC transporter ATP-binding protein RbsA, translated as MSFLLRLEGIEKSFPGVKALDGVNLNVSAGKVMGLVGENGAGKSTLMKVLTGIYRCDAGFINYLGQDRNFKGPRDSQQAGISIIHQELNLLPELSIAENIFLGREKVGVMGRILWKDMYASADKLLEKLGVKRSSKTRLGELGIGEQQMVEIAKAISFESKVIIMDEPTDTLTGPETAALFNVINELRDSGHGIVYISHRLKEIFEICDDVTVIRDGQFIGESPVGEIDEDRLIEMMVGRRLDEQFPRVDVQPGVVSLEVKELCGPRLDNISFSLHEGEILGVSGLMGAGRTELMKAIYGAYPVIGGSVSLFGEIVKIKSPHDALEAGIAYISEDRKADGLVLGLSIKENMTLAALREFSSAAGHIHRSREKEAVDSYINTFNIRTPSREQSVGNLSGGNQQKVAIAKGLMDRPKVFILDEPTRGVDVGAKKEIYQFINRFKEEGMSIILVSSEMPEILGMSDRILVMHEGRICGEYKAEEADQEKLMACAIGRGR; from the coding sequence ATGAGTTTTCTGCTCAGGTTGGAAGGAATAGAAAAAAGCTTTCCGGGCGTTAAGGCTCTTGATGGCGTGAACCTGAATGTTTCCGCAGGCAAGGTAATGGGGCTTGTGGGTGAGAACGGCGCAGGTAAATCTACGCTTATGAAGGTGCTGACCGGAATTTACAGGTGCGATGCAGGCTTCATTAATTATCTCGGTCAGGATCGCAACTTCAAGGGGCCTCGTGATTCCCAGCAGGCCGGAATCAGTATTATCCATCAGGAACTTAACTTGCTTCCTGAGCTGTCCATTGCAGAAAATATTTTTCTGGGCCGGGAAAAAGTTGGGGTCATGGGCCGTATTCTTTGGAAAGATATGTATGCCAGTGCCGACAAGCTGCTTGAAAAGCTGGGAGTGAAACGGTCTTCCAAAACCCGGCTGGGCGAGCTGGGCATCGGTGAGCAGCAGATGGTTGAGATCGCCAAGGCTATTTCGTTTGAGTCCAAGGTCATCATCATGGACGAACCCACCGATACTCTGACAGGACCTGAGACCGCAGCCCTGTTCAATGTAATTAACGAACTTCGCGATTCCGGGCATGGCATTGTTTACATTTCCCATCGTTTAAAAGAAATTTTTGAAATCTGTGATGACGTTACGGTAATACGTGACGGTCAATTCATCGGCGAAAGTCCTGTTGGCGAGATTGACGAAGACCGTCTCATTGAAATGATGGTCGGACGCAGACTCGACGAACAATTCCCTCGTGTGGATGTTCAGCCGGGGGTGGTCAGTCTTGAAGTAAAAGAGCTTTGTGGACCGAGGTTGGATAATATTTCCTTTTCCCTTCATGAAGGCGAAATTTTAGGGGTTTCCGGCTTGATGGGTGCAGGACGTACTGAATTGATGAAGGCCATTTACGGGGCCTATCCTGTCATAGGCGGTTCTGTCTCCCTGTTCGGCGAAATAGTGAAAATAAAATCCCCCCACGATGCCCTTGAGGCCGGGATCGCTTACATCAGCGAGGACCGCAAGGCGGACGGTCTGGTTCTCGGACTTTCAATTAAAGAAAACATGACCCTCGCCGCTTTGCGTGAATTTTCTTCCGCTGCAGGGCATATTCATCGCAGCCGTGAAAAAGAGGCGGTGGATTCCTACATCAATACTTTCAATATCCGCACTCCTTCGCGGGAGCAGTCTGTCGGCAACCTTTCCGGCGGTAACCAGCAGAAGGTTGCCATCGCTAAGGGACTTATGGATCGACCCAAGGTTTTTATCCTTGATGAACCTACTCGCGGGGTGGATGTGGGGGCTAAAAAAGAAATCTATCAGTTCATCAACCGTTTCAAAGAAGAAGGGATGAGCATTATCCTTGTTTCTTCTGAAATGCCCGAAATTCTGGGTATGTCCGATCGTATTCTCGTCATGCACGAGGGGCGCATTTGCGGGGAATATAAAGCGGAAGAAGCTGATCAGGAAAAACTCATGGCCTGCGCCATCGGCAGGGGCCGATAG
- the rbsC gene encoding ribose ABC transporter permease produces the protein MSEAVNGQLKTVSIKDRLIEQKTLIALVVMIVIVSFLNPNFFTIGNILNILRQTAINAVMAVGMTLVILTAGIDLSVGSVLALCGAIGASLIAAQMPVSVAVGAALGAGAILGGISGIIIAKGKVQAFIATLVSMTLVRGLTLVYTDGRPISTGFTEVADSFAFIGTGYLFGIPFPIWIMAFTFGAAWYLLNHTRLGRYIYALGGNEEATRLSGINVDRIKIAVYAIAGFLSALSGLIVTSRLSSAQPTAGYGYELDAIAAVVLGGTSLMGGKGTIMGTLLGALIIGFLNNALNLLDVSSYYQMIAKALVILLAVLVDTKSK, from the coding sequence ATGAGCGAAGCAGTTAACGGACAGCTTAAAACAGTGTCCATCAAAGATAGATTGATTGAGCAGAAAACACTCATTGCACTTGTGGTAATGATCGTCATTGTTTCTTTTCTCAATCCCAATTTTTTCACTATCGGGAATATCCTGAATATATTGCGCCAGACTGCCATTAACGCGGTCATGGCAGTGGGTATGACCCTTGTTATTCTCACCGCAGGTATTGACCTTTCTGTCGGTTCGGTACTCGCCCTTTGCGGTGCCATCGGGGCCAGCCTGATTGCGGCCCAGATGCCGGTAAGCGTAGCTGTTGGTGCGGCCCTTGGCGCCGGGGCGATTCTAGGCGGAATCAGCGGGATCATTATAGCCAAAGGTAAGGTGCAGGCATTCATTGCCACGCTGGTTTCCATGACCCTTGTGCGCGGTCTGACCCTTGTTTATACGGACGGACGGCCCATCTCTACCGGATTTACTGAAGTGGCCGATTCCTTTGCATTTATCGGCACCGGTTATCTGTTCGGAATTCCTTTTCCTATCTGGATTATGGCCTTCACCTTCGGTGCAGCGTGGTACCTGCTCAATCATACCCGTCTGGGGCGTTACATTTATGCGCTGGGCGGAAATGAGGAGGCTACCCGTCTTTCCGGTATCAACGTGGATAGGATCAAGATTGCAGTCTATGCTATAGCCGGATTCCTTTCGGCTTTGTCCGGGCTGATCGTTACATCCCGTCTTTCCTCGGCCCAGCCTACTGCCGGATACGGTTATGAGCTTGACGCCATCGCCGCCGTTGTTCTCGGCGGAACTTCTCTTATGGGTGGTAAAGGCACGATTATGGGGACCCTGTTGGGTGCGCTCATTATCGGCTTCTTAAATAACGCACTGAATTTGCTTGATGTATCTTCCTACTATCAGATGATAGCCAAGGCGCTGGTCATCCTTTTAGCGGTTCTGGTGGATACCAAAAGCAAGTAA